The following are from one region of the Oscarella lobularis chromosome 3, ooOscLobu1.1, whole genome shotgun sequence genome:
- the LOC136184418 gene encoding integrator complex subunit 8-like isoform X1, with product MNDTGATGAFMPLLGPPLPKIRKIEKESRALFEFLLDGTLLDRHLVACEANRYEEPSPSQLIVGFLESSGIVTSQEFVLKSKPETFVRLALRVASHWEWRLDWIEERLPFSVQKALLISLITVGVKALPVPVADFDLDKVDGIEAMAYVLYYRWIARGLLRASSLKTIIKRLGETLPPALNWNKDQMLATLKPSVNDAIRVLTQATRLQKDLPLPLFKVDSIDRKSKLIKSKELQCLAAYDLAELFVFQNNYSAAVPLFSQCMTTGMPAGCLHSLSGYLAMFSLENNRDGSLSEQLEEMQKNKFYGVIELLKKNILNRELGYQCQLDIEEQLARQAASVVGGALLHSHACLCNGLASVIDGRLVSASFWALFDKRGPADSKKSELVAFLCQTCMEVIGGVSLEARQSIKTLLWEICYRLRSRSVVSRVLASEVSSLLFSDEERKSLESSWKGVSKPADLKMVEIPPGVPVLNEWNSQVASFLSEVSLASRPAEINSLISKIESLSVHHRREQDVDEIFNTQFGRHLHSRDLQYLYLIPDPHNRHTCCLFLYKAQKFTELECYDRAVEMLRAARDNVYRGAPLAILDTVEQRLLLAEILQTRATDYRKINPPLLKRVRGFVQDSMRPDSLAKPELVESVVICLMNARDWSFLVDQNQFQSEAWYHLVACSKFLTQPVKDPSYCERATTTFWEAVSVVFSSDQPAMNARDRFVSFVLKIKDGTILNVLVSCLANLYNVMCQGKDGSIGASLLSASMLGVWPTSVMHFERIQIDAVSSSLSTVLDHALSVSGANAHWLLTKADLLFVTQKFKASLNAYIEAGAAASGFFEKPVAPELWTSEVYRRLIQICNTLEYHIQAAVICQCVVPVERATAFKSIQLAISRDPVDVYHGFFWDIPILENIIHLHAKRGEHEKKQLAILAIGQPELNSCNAPEILEKAISSRKCKFFQLMANRFLT from the exons ATGAACGACACAGGAGCTACAGGAGCTTTCATGCCGCTCCTCGGGCCTCCCTTGCCCAAAATACGCAAAATCGAGAAGGAATCTCGTGCCTTGTTTGAGTTCCTGCTCGACGGAACCCTTCTCGATCGGCATCTCGTCGCCTGCGAGGCGAATCGATACG agGAGCCGTCTCCTTCTCAGTTGATTGTCGGCTTTCTCGAGTCATCTGGCATCGTTACTTCACAG gAGTTCGTtttgaaatcaaaaccgGAGACATTCGTTCGATTGGCTCTGAGAGTCGCCTCGCATTGGGAATGGAGACTTGATTGGATTGAAGAAAG ACTTCCCTTTTCTGTGCAGAAAGCCCTTCTCATTAGCTTGATAACAGTAGGAGTCAAAGCCTTGCCT GTTCCTGTTGCCGACTTTGACTTAGATAAAGTGGATGGCATTGAAGCTATGGCATACGTACTCTACTATCGCTG GATTGCTCGAGGGCTCTTGCGTGCCAGTTCACTCAAGACAATCATAAAAAGACTTGG GGAAACGCTTCCTCCAGCCTTGAATTGGAACAAGGACCAGATGCTTGCTACT CTCAAACCCTCGGTCAATGACGCCATTCGCGTTTTAACTCAAGCGACGCGCTTGCAGAAAgatcttcctcttcctctcttCAAAGTCGATAGCATTGACAGGAAATCAAAGTTGATAAAATCAAAGGAACTCCAATGCTTA GCTGCCTATGACTTGGCGGaactttttgtttttcagaaTAATTATTCCGCTGCTGTGCCACTATTTTCTCAGTGCATGACAACCGGC ATGCCTGCTGGGTGTCTTCATTCACTTTCGGGATACTTGGCAATGTTTTCGCTGGAAAACAACAGGGATGGTAGTCTATCTGAGCAGTTGGAAGAGATGCAgaagaataaattttac GGAGTCATTGAGCTCTTAAAGAAGAATATCTTGAATCGAGAGCTCGGCTACCAGTGTCAATTGGACATCGAAGAGCAACTGGCGAGACAGGCGGCTTCCGTCGTTGGCGGCGCTCTCTTGCACTCGCACGCGTGCCTCTGCAATGGGCTGGCGTCCGTCATCGATGGACGATTGGTGTCTGCTTCTTTTTGGGCTCTGTTTGATAAGCGTGGACCCGCTGATAGTAAGAAAAGTGAGTTGGTAGCGTTTTTGTGTCAG ACCTGCATGGAAGTGATTGGCGGGGTTAGTCTAGAGGCTAGGCAGTCTATCAAGACCCTGTTGTG GGAAATTTGCTATCGACTTCGAAGCAGGAGTGTCGTCTCTCGCGTTCTGGCCAGCGAAGTGTCGTCGTTGCTATTTTCTGACGAG GAGCGCAAATCTTTGGAGAGCAGCTGGAAAGGCGTCTCCAAACCAGCCGATCTAAAAATGGTAGAAATTCCGCCAGGAGTACCGG TGTTGAATGAATGGAATAGTCAAGTGGCGTCGTTCTTGTCTGAAGTCTCCCTTGCTTCGCGTCCTGCCGAAATTAACTCTCTAATTTCGAAAATTGAGTCGCTTTCCGTTCATCATAGACGAGAgcaggacgtcgacgaaattttcAACACG CAATTTGGGCGTCACCTTCATTCTCGCGATCTCCAATATCTCTATCTCATACCCGATCCGCACAATCGCCACACCTGCTGTCTCTTTCTTTACAAAGCACAGAAGTTCACTGAACTCGAA TGCTACGATCGCGCCGTGGAAATGTTACGTGCCGCGAGAGATAACGTCTATAGAGGAGCACCACTAGCCATACTCGACACAGTTGAGCAGAGGCTGCTTCTCGCTGAAATTCTTCAAACCCGAGCTACTGACTACAGAAAAAT AAATCCTCCTCTACTTAAGAGAGTACGAGGTTTTGTTCAGGATTCAATGAGACCAG ACTCCTTGGCCAAGCCTGAACTGGTTGAAAGCGTTGTGATCTGTCTGATGAATGCGCGAGACTGGAGCTTTTTGGTcgatcaaaatcaattccaaTCTGAG GCGTGGTATCACTTGGTTGCGTGCTCAAAGTTCCTTACCCAACCGGTAAAAGATCCGTCATACTGCGAACGAGCAACCACGACATTTTGGGAAGCGG TTTCTGTCGTATTCAGCTCTGATCAACCAGCTATGAATGCCAG ggatcgtttcgtttcgtttgtaCTGAAAATCAAGGATGGGACGATTTTAAATGTTCTCGTTTCCTGCCTGGCAAATCTTTACAACGTCATGTGCCAAGGAAAG GATGGATCGATTGGGGCGAGTCTTTTGTCTGCTTCCATGCTAGGGGTATGGCCAACGTCAGTCATGCA CTTTGAGCGAATTCAAATCGACGCTGTGTCGTCGTCCCTGTCTACCGTTCTCGATCACGCTTTGAGTGTATCCGGAGCCAACGCACATTGGCTTCTGACTAAGGCAGACTTGCTCTTTG TGActcaaaaattcaaagcaTCTCTTAACGCTTACATCGAAGCCGGAGCTGCAGCATCtggcttttttgaaaaaccGGTAGCACCAGAACTATGGACGTCTGAA GTGTACAGACGATTGATTCAGATTTGCAACACTCTTGAGTACCACATACAGGCGGCTGTTATTTGTCAATGCGTCGTTCCCGTGGAACGCGCGACAGCCTTCAAGTCAATTCAACTAGCCATAAG TCGCGATCCCGTTGACGTTTATCACGGATTTTTCTGGGACATTCCAATACTGGAGAACATCATAC ATCTTCACGCTAAGAGAGGCGAACACGAGAAAAAGCAGTTGGCA ATTCTTGCTATTGGTCAACCGGAATTAAATAGTTGCAACGCTCCGGAAATTCTCGAGAAGGCAATCTCGTCGCGAAAAtgcaaattttttcaactAATGGCCAATCGCTTCTTAACGTAA
- the LOC136184418 gene encoding integrator complex subunit 8-like isoform X2: protein MAYVLYYRWIARGLLRASSLKTIIKRLGETLPPALNWNKDQMLATLKPSVNDAIRVLTQATRLQKDLPLPLFKVDSIDRKSKLIKSKELQCLAAYDLAELFVFQNNYSAAVPLFSQCMTTGMPAGCLHSLSGYLAMFSLENNRDGSLSEQLEEMQKNKFYGVIELLKKNILNRELGYQCQLDIEEQLARQAASVVGGALLHSHACLCNGLASVIDGRLVSASFWALFDKRGPADSKKSELVAFLCQTCMEVIGGVSLEARQSIKTLLWEICYRLRSRSVVSRVLASEVSSLLFSDEERKSLESSWKGVSKPADLKMVEIPPGVPVLNEWNSQVASFLSEVSLASRPAEINSLISKIESLSVHHRREQDVDEIFNTQFGRHLHSRDLQYLYLIPDPHNRHTCCLFLYKAQKFTELECYDRAVEMLRAARDNVYRGAPLAILDTVEQRLLLAEILQTRATDYRKINPPLLKRVRGFVQDSMRPDSLAKPELVESVVICLMNARDWSFLVDQNQFQSEAWYHLVACSKFLTQPVKDPSYCERATTTFWEAVSVVFSSDQPAMNARDRFVSFVLKIKDGTILNVLVSCLANLYNVMCQGKDGSIGASLLSASMLGVWPTSVMHFERIQIDAVSSSLSTVLDHALSVSGANAHWLLTKADLLFVTQKFKASLNAYIEAGAAASGFFEKPVAPELWTSEVYRRLIQICNTLEYHIQAAVICQCVVPVERATAFKSIQLAISRDPVDVYHGFFWDIPILENIIHLHAKRGEHEKKQLAILAIGQPELNSCNAPEILEKAISSRKCKFFQLMANRFLT, encoded by the exons ATGGCATACGTACTCTACTATCGCTG GATTGCTCGAGGGCTCTTGCGTGCCAGTTCACTCAAGACAATCATAAAAAGACTTGG GGAAACGCTTCCTCCAGCCTTGAATTGGAACAAGGACCAGATGCTTGCTACT CTCAAACCCTCGGTCAATGACGCCATTCGCGTTTTAACTCAAGCGACGCGCTTGCAGAAAgatcttcctcttcctctcttCAAAGTCGATAGCATTGACAGGAAATCAAAGTTGATAAAATCAAAGGAACTCCAATGCTTA GCTGCCTATGACTTGGCGGaactttttgtttttcagaaTAATTATTCCGCTGCTGTGCCACTATTTTCTCAGTGCATGACAACCGGC ATGCCTGCTGGGTGTCTTCATTCACTTTCGGGATACTTGGCAATGTTTTCGCTGGAAAACAACAGGGATGGTAGTCTATCTGAGCAGTTGGAAGAGATGCAgaagaataaattttac GGAGTCATTGAGCTCTTAAAGAAGAATATCTTGAATCGAGAGCTCGGCTACCAGTGTCAATTGGACATCGAAGAGCAACTGGCGAGACAGGCGGCTTCCGTCGTTGGCGGCGCTCTCTTGCACTCGCACGCGTGCCTCTGCAATGGGCTGGCGTCCGTCATCGATGGACGATTGGTGTCTGCTTCTTTTTGGGCTCTGTTTGATAAGCGTGGACCCGCTGATAGTAAGAAAAGTGAGTTGGTAGCGTTTTTGTGTCAG ACCTGCATGGAAGTGATTGGCGGGGTTAGTCTAGAGGCTAGGCAGTCTATCAAGACCCTGTTGTG GGAAATTTGCTATCGACTTCGAAGCAGGAGTGTCGTCTCTCGCGTTCTGGCCAGCGAAGTGTCGTCGTTGCTATTTTCTGACGAG GAGCGCAAATCTTTGGAGAGCAGCTGGAAAGGCGTCTCCAAACCAGCCGATCTAAAAATGGTAGAAATTCCGCCAGGAGTACCGG TGTTGAATGAATGGAATAGTCAAGTGGCGTCGTTCTTGTCTGAAGTCTCCCTTGCTTCGCGTCCTGCCGAAATTAACTCTCTAATTTCGAAAATTGAGTCGCTTTCCGTTCATCATAGACGAGAgcaggacgtcgacgaaattttcAACACG CAATTTGGGCGTCACCTTCATTCTCGCGATCTCCAATATCTCTATCTCATACCCGATCCGCACAATCGCCACACCTGCTGTCTCTTTCTTTACAAAGCACAGAAGTTCACTGAACTCGAA TGCTACGATCGCGCCGTGGAAATGTTACGTGCCGCGAGAGATAACGTCTATAGAGGAGCACCACTAGCCATACTCGACACAGTTGAGCAGAGGCTGCTTCTCGCTGAAATTCTTCAAACCCGAGCTACTGACTACAGAAAAAT AAATCCTCCTCTACTTAAGAGAGTACGAGGTTTTGTTCAGGATTCAATGAGACCAG ACTCCTTGGCCAAGCCTGAACTGGTTGAAAGCGTTGTGATCTGTCTGATGAATGCGCGAGACTGGAGCTTTTTGGTcgatcaaaatcaattccaaTCTGAG GCGTGGTATCACTTGGTTGCGTGCTCAAAGTTCCTTACCCAACCGGTAAAAGATCCGTCATACTGCGAACGAGCAACCACGACATTTTGGGAAGCGG TTTCTGTCGTATTCAGCTCTGATCAACCAGCTATGAATGCCAG ggatcgtttcgtttcgtttgtaCTGAAAATCAAGGATGGGACGATTTTAAATGTTCTCGTTTCCTGCCTGGCAAATCTTTACAACGTCATGTGCCAAGGAAAG GATGGATCGATTGGGGCGAGTCTTTTGTCTGCTTCCATGCTAGGGGTATGGCCAACGTCAGTCATGCA CTTTGAGCGAATTCAAATCGACGCTGTGTCGTCGTCCCTGTCTACCGTTCTCGATCACGCTTTGAGTGTATCCGGAGCCAACGCACATTGGCTTCTGACTAAGGCAGACTTGCTCTTTG TGActcaaaaattcaaagcaTCTCTTAACGCTTACATCGAAGCCGGAGCTGCAGCATCtggcttttttgaaaaaccGGTAGCACCAGAACTATGGACGTCTGAA GTGTACAGACGATTGATTCAGATTTGCAACACTCTTGAGTACCACATACAGGCGGCTGTTATTTGTCAATGCGTCGTTCCCGTGGAACGCGCGACAGCCTTCAAGTCAATTCAACTAGCCATAAG TCGCGATCCCGTTGACGTTTATCACGGATTTTTCTGGGACATTCCAATACTGGAGAACATCATAC ATCTTCACGCTAAGAGAGGCGAACACGAGAAAAAGCAGTTGGCA ATTCTTGCTATTGGTCAACCGGAATTAAATAGTTGCAACGCTCCGGAAATTCTCGAGAAGGCAATCTCGTCGCGAAAAtgcaaattttttcaactAATGGCCAATCGCTTCTTAACGTAA
- the LOC136184466 gene encoding sorting nexin-20-like — MPAGKLSFDDPRAECEEIEYDDAPEPPNSDEEVARDWESTWVIEKPLDRSFSPLLVRIVGADVVVGKSESKHVIYMIIILTRGSENCDDCRIERRYSDFLALHRLLMRECPGLAKGLSLPPKLLFQNYKQKMIQRRREALQEYLNQIVSNVSLRRTRQFVDFCCGKEKKEAVEFARQKLYAKSLEVFLKVLSIQSKLLGDLHAETALTHCHVTAIYTALPGNVAKTIHHGEKALEAMRKHTGSLYYVPLLRCLIKAYRASEKNDPAEALQRQLLSLTTSAREKSLLQLTCDSYS, encoded by the exons ATGCCAGCCGGAAAGCTCTCGTTCGACGATCCACGCGCCGAATGTGAAGAAATAGAGTACGATGACGCACCTGAACCGCCAAAttccgacgaagaagtcgccAGAGACTGGG AATCGACCTGGGTAATCGAAAAACCACTCGACCGGTCTTTCTCGCCACTGCTCGTACGAATCGTCGgcgctgacgtcgtcgtcggaaaatcAGAATCAAAACACGTG ATTTACATGATTATTATTTTGACGCGAGGCAGCGAGAATTGCGACGACTGTCGCATCGAACGACGCTACTCGGACTTTTTGGCATTGCATCGTTTGCTCATGCGAGAGTGCCCCGGCTTAGCAAAGGGCCTCTCGCTGCCACCCAAGCTTCTATTTCAAAACTACAAGCAGAAAATGAtacaacgtcgacgagaagcgcTGCAGGAATACCTCAACCAAATCGTCTCCAATGTGTCGCTGAGACGAACGCGAcagttcgtcgatttctgcTGTgggaaggagaaaaaagaagcggTCGAATTCGCGCGTCAAAAGCTCTACGCAAAATCATTGGAAGTGTTTTTGAAAGTGCTCTCGATTCAAAGCAAATTGCTCGGCGACTTGCACGCGGAAACGGCTCTCACTCATTGCCACGTGACGGCTATCTATACGGCGTTGCCAGGCAACGTCGCCAAGACGATCCATCACGGCGAAAAGGCGCTGGAAGCGATGAGAAAGCATACAGGGAGCTTGTACTACGTTCCCCTACTCCGTTGCTTGATCAAAGCATATAGGGCTAGTGAGAAGAATGATCCTGCTGAGGCCCTGCAAAGACAGTTGCTCAGTCTCACTACTTCAGCCAGAGAGAAGAGTCTCCTTCAGCTTACCTGCGATTCTTACAGCTAG